Genomic DNA from Gossypium hirsutum isolate 1008001.06 chromosome A01, Gossypium_hirsutum_v2.1, whole genome shotgun sequence:
GATATTTAATAGCTAGTAGCTAGGGCTGATAATTCACGGCCATAATAATCCAAAAGAATCTTAGCCATTTTGAGATCCTTTTTGGGCTCTATTTCTAATCCAACTTCGATTAGGTCCAAATCAGCCTAACTTTCTTTATATCCATTCAAGTCCAGCCCCTAACTGCCATTTCCTCTTGGGTTAATTTTACTTGATACCCTCCAAACtataaactaatttttaaattgGTTCCCTTACTTCAaaatgtttcaatttaatccttgaacTAAAGTATTTCTAGCCAATTAACTTTGGCATTAAATGTCAATTTGGATCTGATgtgatattttttaataaatatggattaataattaatatttttgatatGTTAGATTCAAGTTAACATTTAACGTCAAAAACTAATGACTAGACggataaaagtaaaaaaatgaaaCGACGATACAAAATGAtagtgctatatatatatatagaactaTTATCGACCccttgaaaaattaaaatgagcTAACTAAAGAATACTGAAGTAAGTATGGAATCGATTTAAACAATTTGGTTAAGTTGATTTTGGAAATTAACTCAACTGTAGGATCGGTTTATTTGATTATGTCAGTTGATTATTGAATTTCATAATCAAACAAGACTAAACCGACTTACTATTTAGCTAATATTTGTATTCAGTTTCGTTTATTGAACTCAACTTGTGACAACCTATACTTTTTGACAAATCTCACCACCATCATTTCTTTCATACTCAACCTtgaattttcataatattttttgaGCAATCATctttaaaagaaaatgatttaacaaaataaaatatacagTGTGAATGACGAAACTCCATGTTTAGAATTCCTTTGTTGGCATTGGCACTGTGAAAACTACAAAACTTTTAGGCTCCTTGCAAAGGGCTACCTTACAGGACTCATCTGAAGCAGCTTCTCCGCTTGATCCGGGAACAAAGTTATAAACAGATATGCACAGATGAGTACAGTTCCGAGCACAGCCGAAATCTTGCCTTGAATTGTCACCAAACCAGCTTTGCCAGCATCTTGCAACTCAGTTTTACCTACGGAATCAAATGTACCTGCAAAAAACAAGAACCATTTCATGTTTTTGTTCCTTGCATACATCACAAGCATGGTCATTACAACAGTACGCGGTTGATGCTTAACCTGGTTTTACAGTTTGAAGCCCTGATGTTATACATGCTATATTCTGGAAACCAGCTTGCTCCAATTTATTGGCAGCAGCAGTAGACCTTCACATTGAAAAAAGAAGTTCAGTTCCATCAATGATTACTCACATTGAGGCTAAAATGAAGATAAGGGCATCGAAATAAATTCAGACCATTCATCAGTTGAGTATATTCAATGCAGAATAGCCTTTAATCGGATCTAGAATGAATCAGATTCGGATGTATACTAATAAATCAGATTGCAAATCAAGCATATCCAGAGCATGGTAAGAACTAACCTCAGCCCCTCTTGACATACAAGTAACAATTTAGATTCGGGAGAAAACTGACTTTTCACGGACTGTACAAATTCAGGATTGAGTTTTGTAAATGGCAACCCAAAGAATAAGCCTGAAAAGTTATTGTGCAAAGTCCTCTTAACAATTGTGCCTGCACAAACAGAACAGATCAACATGTAAGTTATGTAGTACTTAAACTGAGAAATGAGCTGAGTTTATAAGGATTGGATATAGGAGGCTTCACCAGGATCATTGTCTGTGTTTTCAATGAAAAGGGGAACATGATAACATGATTTGATATGAGCTCGATCGAACTGAGATTTATCGCGGACGTCGAGAACGGCATAACCCTCAACAGCTATAAGTTTTTTGGCTTCTTCAGCATTTACAAAATTGACTTCAGCTCTAATGCTTAAGTTTCTTCTCCGGATAGGTGTGGCTCTTCCATAGTTGGTCTTTAATTCCAACCAGGTGTTCCTAGTGCTGAAATCTCATCTCAATTCATTACTTCCAATGTTCAtatcttcttttttatttaaatttctacAGTAGTTGTGATATTGAGTACAAATATCCCAACAAA
This window encodes:
- the LOC107921190 gene encoding rhodanese-like domain-containing protein 9, chloroplastic, which produces MAGIATTCYYLTLSSTSTRNTWLELKTNYGRATPIRRRNLSIRAEVNFVNAEEAKKLIAVEGYAVLDVRDKSQFDRAHIKSCYHVPLFIENTDNDPGTIVKRTLHNNFSGLFFGLPFTKLNPEFVQSVKSQFSPESKLLLVCQEGLRSTAAANKLEQAGFQNIACITSGLQTVKPGTFDSVGKTELQDAGKAGLVTIQGKISAVLGTVLICAYLFITLFPDQAEKLLQMSPVR